ACTATGCCGAGTAATCGGACGTGGGTCATCTTCCCCTTCGCCGTATTATACATCGTAGCGCGTTCGACGATGAAGAACAGCGTCAAGAGCAACAGGAAGAAGAGCATGTCGACCAGGCCGCCGCCGCGCGCCACCACCGCGCCGCCCTGGCCCAGGACGTTGGCGTTCTCAGTATTATATATGTTCTCTTCCATACGGACCGCGCCGCCCAAGGCCGCCATAGTGTCGAAGACGAACGACAGGTTGCGGCCCATAACGAAGAACCAGACGACCCACCAAGCGAGGTAGATTACGAACAGCACGAAGCAGATCGTAATGATTATCCTTCTCATTCTTTCCGTCCTCTCCTAACGGGGTTATATAACTAAGCTATAGAGTTCAGCGTTTTAGCCTGCGCTCCGACAGCAAACAGTATTCGAGCAAGTTTGCCGAAGCCTCTTCCATCGAAAAGACCAGCTTATCGATGCGACTTAGGAAATAGTTATAGAAAATTACCGCCATAATCGCGACGATAAGGCCCCCCGCGGCGTTGATGAGGGCCGTCGCGATGCCTTGGGCCAGTTTCGACGCCGCTACCTTCTCGCCCACGCCCGTGGCCGAGATGGCGGCGAACGACTGGATCATACCGACCACCGTGCCGAGCAGGCCGATAAGGTTGGCGATGGACCCGATGGTCGCGATGGGGATTATGTTGCGCTCCAGGAGCGCGCCTTCCATGACGTTGGCCTCTTGCAGCGCCAGGTTGAGTTCGTTTCGGAGGCCCCGCTCGG
This genomic stretch from bacterium harbors:
- a CDS encoding MotA/TolQ/ExbB proton channel family protein, which gives rise to MIYQAGPLVAVLFFVSILTIAFALERFWALNIARGKIPSEKILPRVKESIEDGDLDAAEKSAEEQLGSVGRVLAAGIKKYKAMTGRFAERGLRNELNLALQEANVMEGALLERNIIPIATIGSIANLIGLLGTVVGMIQSFAAISATGVGEKVAASKLAQGIATALINAAGGLIVAIMAVIFYNYFLSRIDKLVFSMEEASANLLEYCLLSERRLKR